GCCCGACCACACGTTGCCCTCGACCAACAGCTGGGCGCCCTGGCGGGTGTTGATGCCGTCGCTGACGTCCAGATAGTAGTTGTTGTAGAGATGGCCGGTACCGAAGCGGAAGGAAGGACCGCGAGAGTTCAGGTTGTTCAGGTAGTTGTTGTTGACGGTGATGCGGAGGTGGCCGGTGTCTTCGTCGCCGTTGCTGTCGGAGTGGCCGAACAACATGGCCTTCCAGTGGTCGTGGACGAAGGTGTTGGAGACGGTTACGTAGTCGGCGGCGTGGGTGAGCTGTGTTTGTTCTGTTAGTTGGGTTGATCCTTTATTTGTGTTGGGGTGGATGGTGTGGGACATACATCGATCAGACCGTCGTAGTAGTCCTTGTCGTGGTCACGGTCGGAGGAGACGTCACAGTGGTCGATCCAGACGTTGTTGGAGTACTCTACTGCATATTAGCTTTTCTCGCCTTACATGGCAAATGGTAGAGGGACACTTACGGACACCAATGGCATCGCCGTTGTCAGCGAGGACCTTCTTGACACCCAGGTTACGGATGATGacgttctccttctccttgacgagACTAGTACAGTGTTAGTCTGGATTTCTTTCCATCAGTATCAATTAAATGAAACATACAGGCCGAATCCCTCAAGGATGGCGTTGGCGTCCTTTCCGATGATGCTGGTGTTGCTGCCCACCTTCACCTGATCGGCCGTCTCAGTGATGGTGCCATCAACGATGACGATCTTGGCATCGTCACTGGAGACAGCCTCGGTGAACTGGGCGTAGGAGGagacggtggtggtggtaccGCCGGCACCACCGGTGGTGCCACCGTTCTGGCTAGCGTAACCGTGGGCAACCTGAGTGCAAGGTTAGATACAGCATTGGAGGATGATATACCGTGTATCATCAGGAGACTCACGTCAGTGATAGCAGCACGCTTGCCGATGGTCTTGGTCGGGGCAGCCAGAGCCTGTCCAGACAGGCATGCGGCCAGCGCAAGGAAAAGCTTGAAGTTAGCCATTGAGGCGGGTGATTGTagtgaaagaaaagttaaaAGAGGGTAGAAAGAATGACACAGTGAATGGAACAGCTTTGCTggtgaggaaagaaagaagatcgCAACTACGCCGGACGGGCATGTCTTATATATTCTCGTCTGGCGCTTAAggattttctatattattcaTCTCTATAGAGCTCGGTACCGCATATCCGAGCTATGGAAACTCGAGCTAGGACCAACATAATTGCCATAGGTGGAACAGAATCAAGAGATCGTCATCGTTTACCCCCTAATACATATATGCAGGAGTGGGTAATTTCTCCGTGGGCCTGGGGTTAGATTAAACATCACGTATAGTGCCAAGCTTAGACTGCAATGAACGAGTCAGTGGCAACAACACTGGCATGACGAGACTGTTGGTTGACGACGGCTAGCTGACGGTTAGGGCTATCCTGTACCAGTCTAGGTGATACATGGAGAGCCGCCGGTAGTCATTGGTGCGTTTCAGAAGGCAGTGCCAAGAAGTCGGAGGTTttgcttcttgctcttggcgCTCGGCTGCATGAAGACATGATCAATCATTTTGCATGCACATTGTGTGCTTATTTACGAGGATTAGGATTACAAGCTCGCGGTGATGATCCTCGTGATGCTTGTTCTTCAAAGATTGTCCCGTACACGGACAGGCATCCGTATAACAGGTGGAATAATATGGGATGAGTAGATCAGCTGGCGCCTTGTAAGGTGTATGAAATCAAATCCACTAATCCGAGCACCTCCTGAAAGCTTGATGTACAGGAACGGCACTTCGTTTGAGTTTGGGTTGTGAAGGACGACTCCGTTCTTTCCAGTAGTCGTTAGGACTATCACTGTTCTTTGGATACTGCCAAGAAATCTCTCGGCAGATGGATTTCCGGTCTCTCCATAGTGCTTGGCATGTCTATAATTAAAGGTGAATTATTCCACAACGAAGACAATAGTCTGGCTTGTTTAATATATTGCGCAATGACCTAAAAAGGACGTGCAATAGGGGCATGGGTTCAATCTAGACATGTGACACGGCTATCCCTAACATCAGCAGTCAACCATGCGCACTCTTAGCCAGACTATGCACGGCCCAAATATTCTCACACCACAAGGATAAACAATGGAAGTTTACCTCTTCGAGTTAGCCACCACTACGTAACCAGTGTGGGTTTGTTTTATGTTCCTAGAATGGTCAAGACTATGGAGTACCTTTTCCATGGTTCCCCCCCGGGGCCCAGTTGCCAAGAAAGGAACATGTATAATTAAATAGCCAAGAGTACTTGTCTAATTGGACTTGATGTGTTATCAAAGATACATTTCGTAAAGGTATTGCATTTGGTTTGACATTCTGTTTGCGAAAGTGTCGTTGTTGAGGCATCGGCTGGGAAAACTTCGGCCTCAGCGATGGGGCCAAGACTCAGCCACACATGACTTATGATGTGATTGGCGTGATCGAGGGTCGAACATCCCCTCTTAATCTAATCCCCACTTGACATCAAGTTCACCCTTAGCACTTGCTCCGAGTATACTGAAACAGCCATGGTCGATACTTTTTCCTCTATCCCCATCGTGGACTTTCGTCGTCTGCAAGATCCGCTGACTAAAGCGGAAGCCTTGGAGCAATTGCGGGAAGCCATCTTCCAAGTTGGATTCCTGTACTTGATCAATCATGGACTAGAGGTAGCAACTATTAAACTACCTTTCTTTGATCAGGGTACTGATATTGTATAGTCACTTGTTAAAAGAACGCACGAGAAGCTCCCAGAGCTTTTCGCGCTGCCCACTGAGGTTAAAGAACGATGTAATATGATCAATTCCCCGGCGTTTGTCGGGTATACTCGTCTCGGAGCAGAGACCACTGCATCCAAGACGGATTTGCGAGAGGTAACAGCTCCTTTCCTTCGAAATGGATGTATAAACAACTGACCGCGGTCAAAAGCAATTCGACTTTGGTACACCGGGTATGAAACCCTGGACTGAGAACGATCCCTTCTGGCAGAGACTCGAGGGGGACAGCCAGGTATATTCTCATCCCTTTCACATGTGGACATTCTAATGATGTAGTATCCGGATCATCCCGGCGCAAAAGAACTCGTCGAAAATTACATCGCAGAGTCCGCGAAGCTATCGCAGGAATTCATGCGCTATGTGTCAGAAtgtctctccctccccccgACGACCTTCGAGTCATTCAAGGGCAAAATGGACCGCCTGAAGTTCATCAGATATCCCCAGGCTGCGCCCGGCTCACAGGGAGTAGGTCCGCACAAGGACTCAACGGGTCTATTCACTTTCCTCTCGCAAGACGACACGGGCGGACTCCAGGTCCTGAACAAGAACGGCGAGTGGATCGATGCCCCTCCCATTGAGGGAAGTCTAGTCGTGAACATCCAACAGGGATTCGAGGCGATCACCGGCGGTATCTGCACTGCGACGACCCATCGAGTGATTGTATGTTGGTCCTGTACAGATTTTGTATTCTGTCAACTATTCCTGACATCGACGTAGGCCCCGACGACCAAGACACGATATAGCGTTCCGTTTTTCCTGGGCGTACGGATGGACCTCACGCTCGATCAGCTCCGTGAATCTGCAGCGCATATTGTAAAATGTATTCCTGCCTCGGATGATCGGAAGAAGCGGGCAGTTGATGTGCCCAGCGAGTTTCTGTCGCCTTTGTATTCATGTGTAAGTGTTATCTTTCTCTGGATGAAATCTCGCTAAGATGAAATAGTTTGGAGAGGCATACCTGCGTAATCGGATTATCAGCCATCCCGACGTAGGGCAGAAATGGTATCCGGAATTGTATGAGCGGTATACTAAGGAGAAACTCAcgtagatatatatatattcatattttcgtctatatatatatatgaacTTACCTATGCTGAGTGCCCCTATTTGGTCAACCCTGCAAACACGAGTCAGAACCCCGCCaccaaatatatatatccctaATATGTATACCAACCCTTGTATTAAAATGACACAAGAGTCCAAATAGAAGGATAACATAAATAAACACTCAACTTCGATGCCAAGAACAAGTGTAGAGTTCCATGGACAGCAGCAATTCGTATTGATAATAAACATTAAGCGATTGAATCGACCGACCCCACATGTGATTTATTCGGCCCGACCACCAAACGAACTCAACCAAAACACACATTCATCAAAACAACCCACCATGACTTCCATCCCGGACTCGACTCTCCGCGCCCTCGTGGACAATCTCAAATCCTCGGAGATCTTCACGCCCTCATCTGTAGGCTACCAGGACAGTATCCGACGATGGTCGGAAACCGGAATCAAACAAGCCGTATGGGTCTTCTCCCGTTTCCCCACATATGTTTCCTTGGTAGAGAAAGTGGTGCTGAGTGAACCGTGCAGGGTGTTGTGGTGATGCCCACTGAGACTGAGGATGTTCGTACCGCGCTTCTCTGGGCTCAAGAGCATAATGTCGACCTCGCTGTTAAGGGAGGTGGCCATTCCGTCGCGGGAACGAGTTCTAGCGAGGGCGGATTGGTGATCGATCTGTCGCGCATGAACAAGGTTACTGCGGACacggagaagaagacacTGACCGTCCAGGGTGGCGCCGTGTGGAAGGACGTCGACGAAGCGGGCGCTGAGTACGGACTCGCTGCCGTCGGCGGTACAGTCAACCACACCGGAGTCGGTGGATTGACACTCGGTGGAGGATACGGCTGGCTGAGTGGTCAGTACGGTCTCACCATTGACAACCTCCTAGCTGCGACAGTGGTGCTCGCAGACGGTCAAGTAGTCACAGCCTCTGCTACCGAAAACCCCGACCTCTTCTGGGGCCTGCGGGGAGCAGGATACAATTTCGGGGTGGTTGTCGACTTCACCTTCCAAGCTTATGAGCAGAAGACTCCCGTCTATGCAGGAATCATCGCCTTCACACCAGACAAGCTCGAGTCAGTCGTCGAGCAGATGAACGTACTCTTTGAAAACCCCGACCCTCGATCCGGCGCGATGATCATCTTCGCCCAGCCCCCGGGGGCCCCTACAATCATGGTCAACGTCCTGGTCTTCTACAATGGTACCAACGAAGAAGGCTCGAAGCGTTACGCCGGCTTCCTTGCCCTCGAGCCCGTAGTCAACATGATCGAGGTCATCCCGTACTCCCTGCTTAACTCGCTCCAGAACCCGATGGCCACTTACGGCGATCGCAAGTCCTTCAAGGGTCTTTTCTATCGCACACCCATGGACGCCCAATTCCTGCGTTCCATGCTCGATGAACTAAACGCCAAGGCTCAGGATCACCCCGACATGATCCCGGCCATGCTGCTCGAGTGCTACGATATGAGGAAGACCTGCAGCGTGCCGCTGGATGCGACCGCGTTCGCGAATCGGAGTCTTACGCAGAACGGACTGCTCAACCTGCGCTGGACGGATTCGTCCAAGGACGCCGAATATCGGGCCTGGGCGCGCGAAATCCAAGCTAAGTTCAAGGCGCAGTTTGAGTCACAGCTTAACGGAGAGGAGACAGCCGATGTGCCCCAGTATATCAATTACGCCGAGCGTGAGTTCCTGCCCAACAATGAATTGGAAAATGAAGTAAACTAACAACAAGCAGCCGGAGACGCGGTCGTGAACAACATTTACGGAAGTAATCTGGAGCGCCTGAAGGACGTCAAGGCGAAATACGATCCGAAGAATGTATTCCACAAGATGCATCCCGTTTCCCGGGCTTAGTCTATCCAAGAAAATCAAGGGTCCAGCTGTCAGCAACCAGGTCGGAAACTAGTACATTAGTGGAATCCTTTCTATGCAATCTACGACGAGTCGGAAACATGGGAGAAAGGCAAACGAACGGACATGTGAGATCTCGTATCTGCAATAAAACTGTAGATTAAATTATGCATGATCTTATCATGAGGAATAGGACCCGTGTCTAGCGCTCGCACTCTCATTCGTGGAAATCTCTTCAACTTAACAGAATCCCATGTAATTTTCCACATTTGGTATCGTGTAGTGTCGGTGACCGACACCTGGATTAATCTAATTTGTCGCGGCGATGCCGCGATCTACAGCTTTGGAGGCAAAATAGCATACTTGACGCTCTTGACAGATGTCCATCCCTCCAGCGCCTCCTCACCCATGTCGCGCCCGAACCCGCTCTCCTTGACACCTCCGAAAGGTGCATTGGGGCTAAGCATCGCCCAGGCGTTCACAGTAACCTGGCCAGACTCGAGGGCGGCCGTCACACGGTGAGCACGGCTAATATCGTTGGTGAAAACGGCCGCGCTAAGGCCATGCAGGGTATCGTTCGCTTTGGCGATAACCTCAGCCTCCGTCTCGAAAGGCGCAATGCTCTACTCCAGTTAGCAATCTCGATTTCGCCAAGTCATCTAACCAAAGTGAGACACATACCGCGACAGGTCCGAAAATCTCCTCCTTCATGATTGTCGCATTCTCAGAGACATCGGCAAACGCGGTGTTCTCAACAAAGTAACCCTTGTCGCCGACCTTTTCACCTCCGAAGAGGAGTCGGGCCCCACATTGCTTACCCTGCTCGATATACGACAGGATCTTGTTATGCTGCGCCGCGCTGACAATCGGTCCCTTGGTAGTGGCAGGGTCAAGGGGGTTGCCAATGACCGACGGACTACCTTCGGCCATCTTCTTGTATGCCTCTAGGAACTTCTCGTAGATAGTCTTTTGCACATAGATCCGCGAGCCAGCCGCACAGATCTGTCCATTGTTGGCCGTAATACCGATCCTGGTCCACAAGACCGCATTATCCAAGTCACAGTCATCGAAAACAATCGATGGCCCTTTGCCGCCGAGCTCAAGGTTCACCCGCTTGAGGTTAGTCGAAGCTGCAGTCTTCAGAATCTGGCGGCCCGTCGCGCTGGATCCCGTGAACGAGATCTTCCGCACAGTCATGTGCTCTGCCAAAGCCCTGCCGGCCGATGCGCCGTCACCGGAAATAATGTTCACCACACCCGCAGGGAAACCAGCTTCCTGGATAAGCAGGGCAAGCTTCTGGGCGTAGAGCGGAGATAGTTCGGACGGTTTAATGATAAGCGAGTTACCGGCTGCAAGCGCCGGAGCTAGCTTCCAAATAGTGATCATCCTGTATACCAATTAGCACCGGGTAAACGGTATCGCAGCACGCCGTAAACTATCACCGCGGCTAGTCGTGACAACATACAAAGGTGCATTCCAAGGGACAATGGCTCCACAGACACCCAACGGCTCCCGATACGTGAAGGCGACGCCGCCCTCCATGGCAAGGGTCTTTCCATCGATCTTATCAGCCCAACCGGCGTAATACCGGAGGTTGCCCACCGCCTGGGGGATGTTCATGCCCTTGCTGTCGGTATAGAGGACACCGGCATCGACGGCCTCGAGGGATGCGAAGTCGTCTGCATCTCGCTCGATTAGGTCGGCCAGCTTCAGGAGAAGCTTCGCGCGGGCCGGGCCGGAGGTATTCTTCCACACATTGAAGCCAATCGTAGCGGATTCGACAGCCTTGTTGACATCTTCGGGAGAAGCGGCAGAAATGGTTCCGAGGGATTCGCCGGTGGAAGGATTCTCGACGGTCAGAGTCTGGGATGTCGTGGAAGGAACGAATTCGTTATGGATGAAGAGGCCCGTTGGGACTAGTTTCCCCAGATTATTTTCTTAGTCAATAATTCCTTGCAGGGGTAGTAGATTAAAATCCTGCATCATATAGCATGATTCATATTACATGATCCTAACTGAAGAATGAGGGGTAAACTTTTACACATACCTTGAATCTGGCGCCCAGCGGCACCGGTCACAGTGATTGAAGCCATATTTATTTGTTAAAAATGAATCACAGACACAAAACTTTTGTGTTTTTAAATCACACCATCAGACCACCTATATAGAGTGGGTTTTATAGGCGACCACGTCACGGCATATCCCCTTTCTCTATCAGGGTGTGCGGACCGTTCCGCTGTCCAATTCCGAAGTGATTCCGACCGGTCAATTTTGATCGGCAGCACTAGAACGTTGGCAACGGCGCCAATTGACAGTCCGCCGTTTTGATTCGGATGGAGGGACCGCTTTTCAACTATTGAACTAGGTAAGACTTACTTACTATATGGAGTCATTTCGCATACCTGTTTCCCGTCTGGGTAAGGTAAACGCATTAAAGGGGCGATGGGATATGTTATTCGTTCTATTGTTAGAGTCGGGATTTAGGGTTATTAAGGTGGGGCGTGTTTGGTGAGTAAAATTGGATATGAACGGGACTTGGGAGATGAGGGTATGGTAGATCCTACTGAATTAGGAAAGAGGGACAGCCATCAAGGATGAACTTTTAAAATTGCTCTTCTTGTGTTCCTTTTCCCTCGTCGCTGAGAAGTGGCCAGAATGAGGGTTTCGACTTCGAGGTTTGAAAAAATCGACGACGTGTAAGAAACACAGCACGTGCCACCAACGCCCTCAGGAAAACAAGTCAAGTGCTTCCAGTCACATTCCAGCCTCCAAaccttcatcttcctttgCACTCTTGATTATCTTAAGCTAAACTCTATTTAAAGTTATCGTAGTAAACAGGAAATATCAAGTACTCTATCACACATGTGTCACCTCAGAAAGGGCGCAG
This DNA window, taken from Aspergillus flavus chromosome 5, complete sequence, encodes the following:
- a CDS encoding pectin lyase fold/virulence factor (pectate lyase plyB) yields the protein MANFKLFLALAACLSGQALAAPTKTIGKRAAITDVAHGYASQNGGTTGGAGGTTTTVSSYAQFTEAVSSDDAKIVIVDGTITETADQVKVGSNTSIIGKDANAILEGFGLLVKEKENVIIRNLGVKKVLADNGDAIGVQYSNNVWIDHCDVSSDRDHDKDYYDGLIDLTHAADYVTVSNTFVHDHWKAMLFGHSDSNGDEDTGHLRITVNNNYLNNLNSRGPSFRFGTGHLYNNYYLDVSDGINTRQGAQLLVEGNVWSGGKKPLYSTDDGYAVARDNDFGDGENTAPEGTLTSVPYEYDLLAASAVKDAVVGTAGQTLTF
- a CDS encoding putative oxidoreductase, with the protein product MVDTFSSIPIVDFRRLQDPLTKAEALEQLREAIFQVGFLYLINHGLESLVKRTHEKLPELFALPTEVKERCNMINSPAFVGYTRLGAETTASKTDLREQFDFGTPGMKPWTENDPFWQRLEGDSQYPDHPGAKELVENYIAESAKLSQEFMRYVSECLSLPPTTFESFKGKMDRLKFIRYPQAAPGSQGVGPHKDSTGLFTFLSQDDTGGLQVLNKNGEWIDAPPIEGSLVVNIQQGFEAITGGICTATTHRVIAPTTKTRYSVPFFLGVRMDLTLDQLRESAAHIVKCIPASDDRKKRAVDVPSEFLSPLYSCFGEAYLRNRIISHPDVGQKWYPELYERYTKEKLT
- a CDS encoding FAD/FMN-containing dehydrogenase (FAD binding oxidoreductase) — protein: MPRTSVEFHGQQQFVLIINIKRLNRPTPHVIYSARPPNELNQNTHSSKQPTMTSIPDSTLRALVDNLKSSEIFTPSSVGYQDSIRRWSETGIKQAGVVVMPTETEDVRTALLWAQEHNVDLAVKGGGHSVAGTSSSEGGLVIDLSRMNKVTADTEKKTLTVQGGAVWKDVDEAGAEYGLAAVGGTVNHTGVGGLTLGGGYGWLSGQYGLTIDNLLAATVVLADGQVVTASATENPDLFWGLRGAGYNFGVVVDFTFQAYEQKTPVYAGIIAFTPDKLESVVEQMNVLFENPDPRSGAMIIFAQPPGAPTIMVNVLVFYNGTNEEGSKRYAGFLALEPVVNMIEVIPYSLLNSLQNPMATYGDRKSFKGLFYRTPMDAQFLRSMLDELNAKAQDHPDMIPAMLLECYDMRKTCSVPLDATAFANRSLTQNGLLNLRWTDSSKDAEYRAWAREIQAKFKAQFESQLNGEETADVPQYINYAEPGDAVVNNIYGSNLERLKDVKAKYDPKNVFHKMHPVSRA
- a CDS encoding aldehyde dehydrogenase encodes the protein MASITVTGAAGRQIQVPTGLFIHNEFVPSTTSQTLTVENPSTGESLGTISAASPEDVNKAVESATIGFNVWKNTSGPARAKLLLKLADLIERDADDFASLEAVDAGVLYTDSKGMNIPQAVGNLRYYAGWADKIDGKTLAMEGGVAFTYREPLGVCGAIVPWNAPLMITIWKLAPALAAGNSLIIKPSELSPLYAQKLALLIQEAGFPAGVVNIISGDGASAGRALAEHMTVRKISFTGSSATGRQILKTAASTNLKRVNLELGGKGPSIVFDDCDLDNAVLWTRIGITANNGQICAAGSRIYVQKTIYEKFLEAYKKMAEGSPSVIGNPLDPATTKGPIVSAAQHNKILSYIEQGKQCGARLLFGGEKVGDKGYFVENTAFADVSENATIMKEEIFGPVASIAPFETEAEVIAKANDTLHGLSAAVFTNDISRAHRVTAALESGQVTVNAWAMLSPNAPFGGVKESGFGRDMGEEALEGWTSVKSVKYAILPPKL